The Jeotgalibacillus haloalkalitolerans DNA segment GGCGGCGACTCCACCGGGATATAACGGACAGGCGAGACCCCGCAAGGCGAAGCCTGAGGAGGCTCACCGCCGTTCCCGGGGAAAGCGTCCGCCTGAAGCGCAGATCGAACGCCAATCGCTATAACGCGAACAAACTGCAACACATGAAAGGATGATTCACCATGATGAACGAGGCACAGCAAGTCCTCCATACATACTTCGGATACGACTCTTTCAGACCCGGCCAGGACCGGATGATCGAATCCATACTTGACCATAAAAACGCACTTGGCATCATGCCGACCGGCGGAGGAAAATCCCTCTGCTACCAGATACCCGGCCTTGTCATGGAAGGTACTGCACTTGTCATTTCACCGCTGATCTCACTGATGAGAGACCAGGTGGATGCATTAAATGAAAACGGCATTTCTGCCACTTATATCAACAGTACATTATCAGTTGCTGAAACGATAGAACGCCTGCAAAACCTGCGTGAAGGCCGCTATAAATTCGTCTATGCAGCACCTGAGCGTTTTGATTCCGCCTCTTTTTTTAATGCAATTTCAGATATCGACCTTTCACTGATTGCTTTTGATGAAGCGCACTGTATTTCACAGTGGGGGCATGATTTTCGTCCAAGCTACCGGACAATCGTTGATACAATCAGACTCCTGCCAAACCTGCCAGTTTTAACAGCATTGACTGCAACAGCGACAGATAAAGTAATTCAGGATATTACAGACCTGCTTTCAATTAATCCGGACCATATTGTAAATACCGGTTTTGCGCGTGATAACCTGTCCTTTCATGTTGTAAAAGGTGCTGACAAGCATTCATTTTTAACCAGCTTCTTAAAAGAAAAGCAGGATGAAACAGGTATCATCTACACAGCTACCAGAAAAGAAGCGGATCAGCTGACCGGCTGGCTGAATCAGCAGAATGCGAGTGCTGTCTGTTATCATGCAGGGCTCTCTGAGGATGAACGGAATGAAGCACAGCGTCAGTTTATCTATGATGAGGCAAAGCTGATTGTTGCAACAAACGCATTTGGCATGGGGATTGATAAAAGTAACGTGAGGTTTGTCATTCATTATCAGCTGCCGATGAATATGGAATCATATTATCAGGAAGCCGGACGTGCCGGGCGTGATGGGGAGCCTGCAGATTGCTACCTGCTTTACAGCCCGCAGGATTCCATGCTTCAGAAATTTTTAATAGAGCAATCCATTGCCAATGAACGTAAACGCAATGAGGAATACGCAAAGCTTCAGCAAATGATTAATTATTGTCATAGTCACAGCTGCCTGCCCCGCTTTATTCTTGAATATTTTGAAGACCATCAGATGACTGCTGACTGCGGTCACTGCAGCAGCTGTCTCGACAGTCGGGAAAAAACAGACCGCACCAGAGAGGTTCAGATGATTCTCTCCACAGTAAAAAGAATGGGAGAGCGCTTTGGTACAGGGATGACTTCAAAAGTGTTAAAGGGCTCACGCAATAAAAAGCTGTTAGAAGGTGGCCTCAATCAGGTTACCACTTATGGACTGATGAGCCAGAAATCAGAGAAGCAGATCACTGAACTGATTCAGCTATTAATTGCTGAAGGCTATCTCGCGTTAGAAGGCGGACAATATCCGATACTCAGACTGACACAGGATGCTGTTCCTGTATTGAAAGGGGAGCAGGCCGTCTGGCTGAAATCCGGATTCCAGCTTCACCAGCAGCAGGCTGACTATGATGAGGCATTATTCGAAGAGCTCAGAAAAGTGCGCTCCATGCTTGCCAAAGAGCATGCCGTTCCGCCGTATGTTATTTTTTCAGATGCAACGCTGCGTGAAATGGCTCAGCACTACCCTGAATCGGAGGCTGAGATGCGCAGCATTAAAGGTGTCGGTGAAAGAAAGCTTCAGTCGTACGGGACACCATTCACAGAAGTCATTGCTGCCTATATTAAGCAGCATGGAAAAAATAAAAATATGGTGCCGGTCCATGATCAGACAGCTGCACCCAAACAGCCGGAAGTAACTGCAGACCCGGATCAGCCAAGTCACCTCTTCAGTTATGAGCTATATCAGGATGGAAAGTCTATCTCCGAGATTGCCAAACTCAGAGCGCTCACAACACAAACAATTGAGCGTCATCTGCAAAAAGCATATGAAGAAGGTCATCCGCTTGATTTTGAAAAGTGGTTTGATGAAGAAACGGAGCGACTGATTCTTTCAACCAGAGACGAGATGGAGGTTCCGGGACTAAAACCTCTAAAAGAAGCATTACCTGAAGAAGTAAGCTATCTCCAGATAAAAATGACACTTGTAAAAAACCAGCTGGTGTGAAGGATTTTTTTCTGTCTGAAGGGAATAGGATGACAGACAGGAGGTTTTTACATGAAACAGTTTTGGACTAATTTCTTTGCGCTTGCCGCCGTGATTACCGTTAATGCACTGGCAAATATCCTTCCGATTAACGGACAGACAACAGGCGAGATTTCAAACCGGCTGAATGTCTTATTCACACCGGCAGGCTATGTGTTTTCCATATGGGGGTTGATCTACATACTGCTTGGTCTATGGGTCTTAAAAGGCGCATTCAAATCTCAGAGAAAAAGAGAAGTATATAAGACGACTTCCTTCATGTTTCTGATCAGCTGCCTTTTGAATATTTCCTGGATTCTGCTTTGGCACTATGAATTCTTCCCTGTATCTGTCGCAGTCATTGTCGGCTTATTAATCTCAATCATTATTATTTATGCAAAAATCAAGCAGACAAAGCACAGCTTTTTTGATCTTCTTCCCTTCTCTGTCTATATGGGATGGGTCAGCGTAGCGACTGTCGCAAACACCGCTTATACAGTAAATGAAGCCGGATGGGACGGGCTCGGGATTTCATCACCTGTCTGGACGATCGCACTGCTGTGCATTGCAGCTGCACTCGCACTCGGTATCCGCTATAAGGAAAGCGACTGGATTTACCCGCTCGTATTCATCTGGGCGTTTATCGGCATTGGCGTGCAGAATGAAGGTGAAGAGTCTGCAGTCGTATTTACCGCTTATGTTTTAAGTGTCGTGATCTTTATCGGACTGTTCATCTTCCGCAAAAAGAAAAAATCCGGCTACAGCAGCAGGAAACTTTCTTTCAAATGACCGGGCAATTCTCTCTCTGATAGGTTAGAATAGGTAAAGAAGATTTTTTGAAGAGAGGTTTTATGTTGGACGGGCAGTTATTATTTGCAATGTTTCTGGTCACACTCCTGGTGGGACCCATATTAATGACGATTTCAATTGTATTTGGGCTAAGAAAAAAAGTGAAGTGGCTATGGATCATCAATGCCGCTTTTCTGATGATTACGTTTTTTATAACAGCTTACTACCTGCTGCAGATTGATGAGATTGCCGCGCAAAATCCTGCACCCGGCGGAACCGGCGTACTCGTGATGCTATTAATTTCATCATGGATATCAATTCCTACAGCCATTTCATTCTTTCTGCTTGCGGCTGCGATCTTCATGGAACAGCGCAAAAAATCAAAGTCACAATAAAAATAACAGCAGAGAATGCGTCAATCTATATTTATTATGTAAAAAATCATATTACAACCTTAGTGCAGCGAAGCGTAAGGCAGCGACTTCGGGACGAATAGAAAAAGCTGAGACCCCGCAGCCAAAGGCGAGGAGGGCTCAGCAAGCTCCGTCCGGAAAGCGTCCGCGCAGCAAAACAATTGTAAAAAAAGGATGAGACAATATTTATTTGTCCCATCCTTTTTCTTATGCCTTTTTCGATTCTGTTAAAATAATCGGCTCACCTTTTGTAATCACGATTGTATGCTCAATCTGTGCAACAAGGCTGCCATCCGGCGTTTTATACGTCCAGCCGTCATTCTGCTCTTCAACAAAGTCTGCACCTGAAGAAATAAACGGTTCAAATGCAAGCACTGTTCCCTCTTTTAACAGTTCATTATCCCATGGATCATGATAGTTCAGAATATGGTCCGGTGCTTCATGCAGTGACTTTCCCACGCCGTGACCAGTCAGGTTCGTAATAACCTGATAACCGTTTTGTCTTGCAACACGTGATACTGTCTTTCCAAGCTGGCTCTTTTTTGAACCGGCTTTCGCTTTTTTCAGTGCCAGTGTAAAAGCCTGTTCTGCAGTTGCACATAACTTTTCAAGTTCTGCGTCATGTCCAACCACAAACGAAATACCCGTATCAGCAAAATAACCGTCAAGAGAACCTGAAACATCAATGTTTACAAGATCTCCCTCATTGATCACGCGGTCACCCGGGATTCCGTGTGCCACTTCATCATTTACACTGATGCAGGTGTAGCCAGGAAAATCGTATTCTCCTTTAGGGCCTGAAATGGCTCCATACTGTTCAAATTTCTGTTTTCCTATTTTATCAAGCTCAGCAGTTGTCACACCGGGCTTTGTTGCTGCACGCATTTCATCGCGGATCTCAGCAACGATTGCGCCGATTTTTTTCAACGCTTCTAATTCTTCGTTATTCTGTACGATCATACCGATTCTCTCCTTGCTGTATAATGGTTCACTATATCATATGTATGAAGGGAAATGCATGAATGATGCTGACTTTTGATAACCGTTTAATTTCCGCTCCAGCCGGAGGCTTTCCGGACGGCGGTCGCTACTCGTCCCGGAGTCCCCGTCTTCCGCTCCAATTAAACTTAGTTATTATTAATGTAAGTTAGTGAATTTCAAATATAAATATTTAGTTTTGATATTAATTATAACCTAAGTGTAGCGGAGCGTAAGGCGGCGACTCCGGCGGGATATGACGGACAGGTGAGACCCCGCAGGTGCGAAGCGTCCGAGGAGGCCCACCGCCGGCCCCGCGGAAAGCGCCCGCCTGAAGCGGAGTGAAACGATTAAGAGGATGCGACACTATGTCACATCCTCATTTGCATACATATAAGTTAAGCACTTGTCATCTGACGGTTGGTTGCAACTCTTGGGACTGAAATCAGCAGCGTTGCCATGACAATAGATGTCAGGATGAATGCAGGGCCCATGTAAGAGCCGTTATAGCCAAGTGAGAACAGCCATGCCGGTACGCCTTCGCTTCCCGATCCGAAAAAAATAACGCCGGCAAGGAAGTGGCACACGAATCTCATTAATGCCCCGATAAATACACCGATTGTAATGTACGTAGCTGCTTTCTTCATAGCGCCTTCTTCAAGTGAGCGTTTTACTGCTCCTGCAAACAGACCTGCAAATCCAATAACCGTAAATGCCAGCGGGTAATCAAGAATTCCCTGAACAGGATCAATGATATACGCTCCGAACATTGTCTGCAGCAGACCTACAAGAAATCCTGTCAGCAGGCCCCCTTTTAAGCCCCAGCGAAATGCCATCAGTACGATTGGGACCATCACAAAACTGATTGATCCGCCCTGTGGCCAGAGACTGAAGGAAAACTGGTCAAGGATAATTCCGATTGCAGAAAAGATCGCAACCTCCACTAGAAATAATAACTTTTTACGCTCCATTTTTTCTTCCTCCTATTGCGAAATTGATGCAGCTCGCACAGAGGGGAATTCAACGGGCCACTCCATATAAAAAAGGCCCCGGGGATAGAAACCCGGGACCCTGAAAAAGTCCGTTTCCATCCACATTCCTGCGTAAGCATTAACTTACAGGTTCGAAGGGTCTGAACAAATTGTTCACTCTCAGCCAATATGGCTCCCCTTGTGGAAATTGCATCTATTAATATTGTAACTTATATTCTGAATCATGTCATCTCCCCCACATTTTGTATGCTATACTATAACACGTCTTATTTACTCAGAAAGGAGGTCCCATTTCACATGCAGTGGTTAAAGAAAAGATTTATAGGCGGCAGGATACTGAAAACCGGTGTTGCGGTATTTTTAACTGCACTGATCTGTCAGTTGTTTAATTTACCTGTGGTTTTTGCAGTCATCACAGCAATTGTCACAATTGAACCGACAGCAGCCGACTCTATTAAAAAAGGCCTGATCCGTTTTCCTGCATCTGCAATCGGGGCCTCTATTGCGATGCTCGCCACTTTTCTGCTGGGCGATACAGCGATTACATATACAATTTCGGCCGTTTTGACGATCTGGATCTGTTATAAGCTGAAGCTTGATGCAGGTATGCTGGTTGCGACACTTACAGCAGTCGCAATGATTCCCGGCACAGAAGATCACTTTCTGCTTGAATTTATTAAGAGGCTCGGAACAACCGGAATCGGAATTTTAACGTCAACACTCGTGAACTTTTTACTGATGCCGCCTAAATATAAAGATCAGATTATTTCACTCATTTCAGGCGCACAATCAAAGCTCACTCAACTGCTC contains these protein-coding regions:
- the thiT gene encoding energy-coupled thiamine transporter ThiT, translating into MERKKLLFLVEVAIFSAIGIILDQFSFSLWPQGGSISFVMVPIVLMAFRWGLKGGLLTGFLVGLLQTMFGAYIIDPVQGILDYPLAFTVIGFAGLFAGAVKRSLEEGAMKKAATYITIGVFIGALMRFVCHFLAGVIFFGSGSEGVPAWLFSLGYNGSYMGPAFILTSIVMATLLISVPRVATNRQMTSA
- a CDS encoding FUSC family protein, producing the protein MQWLKKRFIGGRILKTGVAVFLTALICQLFNLPVVFAVITAIVTIEPTAADSIKKGLIRFPASAIGASIAMLATFLLGDTAITYTISAVLTIWICYKLKLDAGMLVATLTAVAMIPGTEDHFLLEFIKRLGTTGIGILTSTLVNFLLMPPKYKDQIISLISGAQSKLTQLLAERMNELLDQKNSPMNLESASNQLRTQLDRADMFCRFQLQEWHYHSYKREEMNEIQTLQKKIYLLRQLSFHLANLISLPSDDAPVWSIEEKHAVRTLVSQLNNRIIRTGEQEPMDADALALLRHELKGETDEEELPDKSYIYFELLTIHALLKKRRSFVKVPSAKPEEL
- a CDS encoding TspO/MBR family protein, translating into MKQFWTNFFALAAVITVNALANILPINGQTTGEISNRLNVLFTPAGYVFSIWGLIYILLGLWVLKGAFKSQRKREVYKTTSFMFLISCLLNISWILLWHYEFFPVSVAVIVGLLISIIIIYAKIKQTKHSFFDLLPFSVYMGWVSVATVANTAYTVNEAGWDGLGISSPVWTIALLCIAAALALGIRYKESDWIYPLVFIWAFIGIGVQNEGEESAVVFTAYVLSVVIFIGLFIFRKKKKSGYSSRKLSFK
- the map gene encoding type I methionyl aminopeptidase, producing the protein MIVQNNEELEALKKIGAIVAEIRDEMRAATKPGVTTAELDKIGKQKFEQYGAISGPKGEYDFPGYTCISVNDEVAHGIPGDRVINEGDLVNIDVSGSLDGYFADTGISFVVGHDAELEKLCATAEQAFTLALKKAKAGSKKSQLGKTVSRVARQNGYQVITNLTGHGVGKSLHEAPDHILNYHDPWDNELLKEGTVLAFEPFISSGADFVEEQNDGWTYKTPDGSLVAQIEHTIVITKGEPIILTESKKA
- the recQ gene encoding DNA helicase RecQ, which gives rise to MMNEAQQVLHTYFGYDSFRPGQDRMIESILDHKNALGIMPTGGGKSLCYQIPGLVMEGTALVISPLISLMRDQVDALNENGISATYINSTLSVAETIERLQNLREGRYKFVYAAPERFDSASFFNAISDIDLSLIAFDEAHCISQWGHDFRPSYRTIVDTIRLLPNLPVLTALTATATDKVIQDITDLLSINPDHIVNTGFARDNLSFHVVKGADKHSFLTSFLKEKQDETGIIYTATRKEADQLTGWLNQQNASAVCYHAGLSEDERNEAQRQFIYDEAKLIVATNAFGMGIDKSNVRFVIHYQLPMNMESYYQEAGRAGRDGEPADCYLLYSPQDSMLQKFLIEQSIANERKRNEEYAKLQQMINYCHSHSCLPRFILEYFEDHQMTADCGHCSSCLDSREKTDRTREVQMILSTVKRMGERFGTGMTSKVLKGSRNKKLLEGGLNQVTTYGLMSQKSEKQITELIQLLIAEGYLALEGGQYPILRLTQDAVPVLKGEQAVWLKSGFQLHQQQADYDEALFEELRKVRSMLAKEHAVPPYVIFSDATLREMAQHYPESEAEMRSIKGVGERKLQSYGTPFTEVIAAYIKQHGKNKNMVPVHDQTAAPKQPEVTADPDQPSHLFSYELYQDGKSISEIAKLRALTTQTIERHLQKAYEEGHPLDFEKWFDEETERLILSTRDEMEVPGLKPLKEALPEEVSYLQIKMTLVKNQLV